A DNA window from Pyrus communis chromosome 3, drPyrComm1.1, whole genome shotgun sequence contains the following coding sequences:
- the LOC137728707 gene encoding glutathione reductase, chloroplastic-like: MATSLSTPKLTTTMSSSPALHNLFSRKLPSPLSLPKTLSSLSHLRRTSTSHPHPHHHLHFRRRFSVRAVDSGNGADSTRHYDFDLFTIGAGSGGVRASRFAANFGASVAVCELPFSTISSDTAGGVGGTCVLRGCVPKKLLVYASKFAHEFEESNGFGWRYETEPKHDWSTLIANKNAELKRLTGIYKNVLGNANVTLIEGRGKIVDPHTVDVEGKLYSARHILVSVGGRPFIPEIPGSEYAIDSDAALDLPTKPEKIAIVGGGYIAVEFAGIFNGLTSDVHVFIRQKKVLRGFDEEVRDFVQEQMALRGIEFHAEESPQAIVKAADGSLSLKTNKGTIEGFSHIMFATGRRPNTKDLGLEAVGVKLSKNGAIEVDKFSRTAVPSIWAVGDVTDRVNLTPVALMEGGAIAKTLFLNEPTMPDYRAVPSAVFSQPPIGQVGLSEEQAVEQYGDVDIYTSNFRPLKATLSGLPDRTFMKLIVCAKTNKVLGLHMCGEDSPEIVQGFAVAVKAGLTKADLDSTIGIHPTAAEEFVTMRTPTRKTRKDPPSQEKLDSNVKAAKGV, from the exons ATGGCCACCTCTCTCTCCACCCCAAAGCTCACCACCACCATGTCCTCCTCCCCAGCCCTCCACAACCTCTTCTCCAGAAAGCTCCCTTCCCCGCTCTCTCTTCCCAAAACCCTATCCTCTCTCTCCCACCTCCGCCGCACCTCCACCTctcacccccacccccaccaccacctccacttCCGCCGTCGTTTCTCCGTACGCGCCGTCGATTCCGGAAACGGCGCCGACTCCACTCGCCACTACGACTTCGACCTCTTCACTATTGGTGCCGGCAGTGGCGGCGTCCGCGCCTCCCGCTTTGCCGCCAATTTCGGAGCTTCAGTCGCCGTCTGCGAGCTCCCCTTCTCCACGATCTCTTCCGATACCGCCGGAGGCGTCGGCGGCAC GTGTGTGCTTCGTGGATGTGTACCGAAAAAACTATTAGTTTACGCTTCGAAATTTGCTCATGAGTTTGAAGAGAGTAATGGGTTTGGATGGAGATATGAGACTGAGCCAAAGCATGATTGGAGCACATTGATAGCTAACAAGAATGCTGAGTTAAAGCGGCTCACCGGAATTTACAAGAATGTTCTTGGCAATGCAAATGTCACTTTGATCGAAGGCCGCGGAAAG ATAGTGGACCCACACACGGTTGATGTAGAAGGGAAGCTGTATTCTGCGCGACATATACTAGTTTCAGTTGGGGGGCGACCCTTCATTCCTGAAATTCCCGGAAGTGAATATGCAATAGATTCTGATGCTGCCCTTGATTTGCCTACGAAGCCTGAGAAAATAGCAATAGTTGGTGGTGGTTACATCGCTGTAGAGTTTGCTGGCATCTTCAATGGTTTGACGAGTGACGTTCATGTATTTATAAGGCAGAAGAAAGTTTTAAGGGGTTTTGACGAAGAG GTTAGAGATTTTGTTCAAGAGCAGATGGCTCTACGAGGAATCGAGTTCCATGCAGAGGAGTCCCCTCAGGCTATCGTAAAGGCAGCTGATGGTTCATTGTCCCTGAAGACTAACAAAGGAACAATTGAAGGTTTCTCACACATTATGTTTGCAACAGGACGTAGACCTAATACAAAG GATTTGGGATTGGAGGCCGTAGGTGTAAAACTGTCCAAAAATGGAGCAATAGAG GTTGATAAATTCTCCCGTACAGCAGTTCCTTCAATTTGGGCTGTTGGAGATGTTACGGACAGAGTAAATCTGACTCCCGTTGCTTTGATGGAGGGAGGGGCAATAGCAAAAACACTGTTTCTGAATGAGCCAACAATGCCTGATTACAG AGCTGTTCCTTCTGCTGTGTTTTCCCAGCCACCAATTGGTCAAGTTGGTCTTTCCGAAGAACAG GCTGTAGAACAGTATGGTGATGTTGACATCTACACATCAAACTTCAGGCCCTTAAAGGCAACTCTTTCGGGACTGCCAGATAGAACCTTCATGAAACTCATAGTCTGTGCAAAGACAAACAAGGTTCTGGGGTTacacatgtgtggagaagattCACCCGAAATTGTGCAG GGATTTGCAGTTGCTGTGAAAGCCGGCCTGACGAAGGCAGACTTAGATTCCACAATTGGTATTCACCCGACAGCCGCAGAAGAGTTTGTGACAATGAGGACTCCCACTCGGAAGACACGAAAAGACCCTCCATCTCAG GAGAAGTTAGACTCCAATGTTAAAGCTGCCAAAGGTGTTTGA
- the LOC137728706 gene encoding U3 small nucleolar RNA-associated protein 18 homolog, whose translation MSLISQNVPSAFKANKTKRDDDGVTDEPPSLLQGNEDNGDEEVTDLDIVRTKKRKKARKEDDEKVAVEQKEKEQLEDSLFGAINSPLEFGKGDEEEVGDGADLFFVDRSASGVLSVDEEDGELSEEETQERKPVWVDEEEEKAKINIAKVNRLRKLRKEEEESLISGSDYVLRLRAQHAKLNPGTEWAQLDRHLLESSYSDDESSDEENRVGVARGYKGVESVDDLLRMNEDLVVKSSSKLLPGLLEYSALLNANAEEPSNGPINSVQFHRNGQLLLAAGLDRRLRFFQIDGKRNAKIESIFLDDCPIRKASFLPDGSQVIIAGRRNFFYSFDLVKAKVDKIGPLVGREEKSLEFFEVSPDSSTIAFVGNEGYILLVSSKTKELIRTLKMNGTVRSLAFTNDGKQLLSSGGDGQVYHWDLRTGACIRKAVDEGCINGTSLCTSPTGTLFAAGSDSGIVNIYNREDFLGGKRKPIKTIENLTTKVDFLKFNGDAQILAICSSMKKDSLKLIHVPSFTVFSNWPPPRRSIHYPRCLDFSPGGGFMAVGNAAGKVLLYKLHHYHHA comes from the coding sequence ATGAGTTTAATATCGCAGAATGTTCCGTCGGCTTTTAAAGCCAACAAGACTAAAAGGGATGATGATGGTGTTACTGACGAGCCGCCTTCGCTTCTGCAAGGAAACGAAGACAATGGGGATGAAGAAGTGACTGATTTGGATATTGTGAGgacgaagaaaagaaagaaagcccGTAAGGAAGATGATGAGAAAGTGGCAGTGgagcaaaaagaaaaggagcAGCTGGAGGACTCATTGTTTGGAGCCATTAATTCCCCACTTGAGTTTGGAAAGGGGGATGAAGAAGAAGTTGGAGATGGAGCGGATTTGTTCTTTGTGGACCGTTCTGCCAGTGGTGTGCTTTCAGTTGATGAAGAGGATGGAGAGTTATCGGAAGAGGAAACTCAGGAAAGGAAACCTGTGTGGGTAGATGAGGAAGAGGAGAAGGCCAAAATAAATATTGCTAAAGTTAATAGGTTAAGGAAGctgaggaaggaggaggaggagagtttGATTTCGGGTTCAGATTACGTGTTGAGATTGAGGGCTCAGCATGCTAAGCTGAACCCAGGCACAGAATGGGCTCAACTTGATCGACACTTGCTGGAGAGTAGTTATTCTGATGATGAATCGTCGGATGAAGAGAATCGGGTAGGAGTGGCCCGTGGCTACAAGGGTGTAGAATCTGTTGATGATCTCCTTCGAATGAATGAGGATCTTGTTGTGAAGAGCAGTTCAAAGTTGTTGCCTGGACTTCTTGAATATTCAGCACTTCTAAATGCAAATGCAGAGGAACCTTCTAATGGTCCGATAAACTCAGTGCAGTTCCATAGAAACGGGCAGTTGCTTCTTGCTGCTGGGTTGGATCGAAGGCTTAGGTTTTTTCAAATTGATGGCAAGCGGAATGCTAAAATAGAAAGCATCTTCCTTGATGATTGTCCCATTCGAAAGGCGTCTTTTTTGCCTGATGGGTCTCAGGTTATTATAGCTGGAAGGAGGAACTTCTTTTACAGCTTTGACTTAGTGAAGGCCAAAGTAGATAAAATTGGACCCCTGGTTGGTAGAGAGGAGAAAAGCTTGGAATTTTTTGAAGTTTCCCCTGATTCTAGTACAATTGCTTTTGTGGGCAATGAAGGCTATATCCTGTTGGTTTCCTCTAAAACGAAGGAATTGATCCGAACACTAAAGATGAATGGAACCGTTCGTTCTTTAGCTTTTACCAATGATGGGAAGCAACTGTTGAGCTCCGGCGGAGATGGACAGGTTTACCACTGGGATCTGAGAACTGGGGCTTGCATCCGTAAGGCTGTTGATGAAGGTTGCATAAATGGAACATCTCTTTGTACATCTCCAACTGGAACACTGTTTGCTGCTGGTTCAGACAGCGGCATTGTCAACATTTACAATAGAGAGGATTTTTTGGGGGGCAAAAGAAAACCCATCAAGACCATCGAGAATCTTACAACGAAAGTAGACTTTCTCAAGTTCAATGGTGATGCTCAAATACTGGCCATTTGTTCGAGCATGAAGAAGGATAGCTTGAAGTTGATACATGTTCCATCATTTACTGTTTTCTCTAACTGGCCTCCACCGAGAAGGTCCATACATTATCCCCGCTGTTTGGATTTCAGTCCCGGTGGAGGTTTCATGGCTGTAGGAAATGCTGCTGGAAAAGTGTTGTTGTACAAGTTGCATCACTACCATCACGCATAG